The sequence TCTGACGCCGGAAAGCTCCACCCCAGACGCTCTCGACAAACCCATCACGCCGCGGATCCCACACGCCCGATCCTCCCATGCCGAGCGGACTTTCGAGCGCCAAACAGAGGGCTCGTTGAAATGTCGTCGTTGCCCGCAAACGCACGGCGCCTCCCACGTTGAGCGCCCCGGTACGCCGTAGCGCTGCGACGGCCGCTGCTACGTATCCCTTGTCATAATCGGCATGCGCGTCCATTCGCACGATCACGTCCCCGCGGGATCGCACGATGGCCAGATTCATCGCTGCAGCCTGCACGCGCGCTCGATTGTGGAGCAGCGTAATGCGAGAATCGTTGGCAGAGAGCGCCTCCACGATTTCACACGTGCGATCGACCGAACCACCATCGACGACGAAGATTTCCACTCGATGTTGCGGATAATGTTGCTCGGCCGCTGCTTTGACGACCGCTTCGATATGTTCTTCTTCTTGATGACACGGAATCACAATCGATACGAACGGCTCTGGCCCGAGCGGCGGCAATACCACGCCCAGACGTCCGGACTTCCACGCCCATTCATCCATCCCGCTCTCCCGTCGTCACGATATGAACAGGATCGCGCCCCCCGAGATCCCGCGACACGCATCATCCCACGTCTTGGTTGGTTATTCAACACATTTCGTTGAATAGACCGTGCGTCCAAGTAGAACTCGAGGGATCAATTGATTGAACGCCGGGCCTGGAGTTGGACGCTCGCTTCGCGCGCGTGGGACGCGCGCTGCGCGAGGTTTGGTCACGATGGGGGGGCCCGAGGCTCGCCTCCCGGTGCTTTTGCTGGCGCAAATGCACGGCGAGGCTCGGGCCCCCCCATACCCCCCAGAAATTCCATTCGCAACGAATTCATTGCTGTTGGAACCCGCTCCCATTTCGTTCGTGACGTTGTTATGAATTCGATCGGCTCATGCTTGCCCTTTGGCCCGTTCATGCAATGAGTTGCCCGTGTTTTCAATTCATCGCAGTTTCGAGCCTGCGTCCGGACGGCTCCGCGTTCTTGCGGTAACTCGCATTTTCCCGAATCGCTTGGAACCTCTGGCTTGTCCATTTCAGCGAAAACAATTCGTTGCTTTGGCTCGCCATGCGGACCTGACCGTCGCCGCGGTCATTCCGCATTTTCCAGGTGCTCGGCTTCTGGGGGACAAGACACGCGTCGGAAAACTGAGCCGCTTGCCCGCTCGCGACAGCATGGATGGTTTGCCCCTCTTGCATCCGCACGCGACCTACGTGCCCCGCGTGGGACCGCTGCTTTCCGCAATCAACGCGCCGCTTTATTTGACGGGCCTCTTGCCGCTGCTACCCGAATTGCGGAATCGCTTCGACGTCGTGCTCGGAACCTATTTGTTCCCTGATGCTTGGGCCGCTCGACAGGTCGCCATGATGCTGGGCCTGCCGTACGTCGTCAAAGCGCACGGCACCGATGTCAATGTCATCGCTCGATCGCCCTCCGTCCGGCCATTCATTCGCAGCGCTCTTCGCGGCGCCAGTGCAGCAATTGCCGTCAGTCGACCCATGCTCCATGCCCTCGTCACCCTGGGCGCCCACCCCGATAGCGTGAAGCTCGTCCCCAACGGCGTCGATCGTCGACTCTTTCAACCTCGCAATCGATCCGATGCCCGCAAACGTCTGGGACTTCCCGAACAGGGCAAATTATTGCTATTCGTCGGCAGAATCGAGCGCGAAAAGGGACTCGATGAGCTCTTGACAGCATTTCACCAAATCACGACGAAATGGCCCGAACCCATATCGCTCGTTTTCGTCGGCGAAGGTTCGCAGAGCGATCGCTTGGCACGACAAACCAAGGGCGACAGTCGAATTTTGCTCGTGGGAGCGCGCCCCCCGGACGACGTTGCGCATTATCTCGCAGCCGCCGATGCTTTGGTATTGCCGAGCTGGGCGGAAGGTACACCCAATGTCGTACTCGAATCGCTCGCTGCGGGAAGGCCCGTCGTCGCGACGCACGTGGGCGGAATTCCCGATGTCGTCCAGCACGATCGCACCGGCCTGCTCGTGCCTCCGCGGGACGAGATCGCCCTTGCTTCGGCCATGCAATCCGCGCTTCGTCGATCGTGGTCCGAAGAAGAAATCGCGCGAACAGCGCCTCCGGATTGGGAGCATAGTGGGCAGCAGTTATTCGCGATATTGGAAGGTGCCCGTACCAAGCAAGAGCAGGCACCCGCCGCGATATCGTGACCAACGCTAGCTGAAAAAACGCGAGACTTCGGCTCTGGACGAACACGACTCTCTTGCGTGCCAAACGGAATCGTGGTTGTTTTTCCGATCAACTTTGGATTGGAGAACGACCATGAGGCACGGAAGAATTCTTGGGGTACTTGCAGCAGCGGGGCTCGTTGGCGTATGTGGGCAGGCCAATGCGGGCATCATCACGCAGAACACGGATACGACGAGCATCGCCGCCGGATCGGCAGTATGCAACAATGGTATGGTGCATTTGGAAAATTCGTACTACCGAATTTTTAATCTGTCGAACCTCGGCATTACGTCGGGTGAGTTCAAGAGCGTGCAGATTGCCGTAGAAGCGGCGCAAGGAGGCCCGCAGCCGATCGAGCTGCGACTGCATACGCTGGCAGGCGTGCTCGATACGGCCAATTTGGTGCCCCTCGTCGCCCCGATCCCGGTGCAGGTGCAAGACCAGGCATCGCAACTGCTCACGATTCCAGTCATGCCCAATGCGTCGTTCAACACGAGCGACGAAGTGGTGGTGGAAATCTTCGTTCCTAGCGGAATAGCGGGTGACGAGGTCTTCGTCATCGGTTCGAACACTGGTGGGCAAAGTGCTCCGTGTTACATTCGTGCGCCGGACTGTGGGGCCCCTCAGCCGGTTGACCTCGCCACGGTTGGGTTTGCCACCATGCACATCGTGATGAACGTCGACGTACGTTATTGCGGCGATGCCATTTCGGAAATGCCCGAAGCGTGTGACGACGGCAATGGAACGGAGGGCGACGGCTGCGATTCCAATTGCACCGCGAGCGCCTGTGGCAATGGCATCACGGCTCCGGACGAGGTGTGTGATGACGGCAACACCATCGACGACGATGGATGCGATTCCAATTGCACCGTGACCGCCTGCGGCAATGGTATCATGACGATGGGCGAAGCGTGCGACGATGGCAATACGACCGAAGGCGATGGGTGCGACACCAATTGCACCGTGAGTGCCTGCGGCAATGGCATCACGGGCGGCGCCGAAGCCTGTGACGACGGCAACATGATCGACGGTGACAATTGCGATTCCAACTGCACCGTGACCGCGTGTGGCAATGGCGTCGTGACGGACGGCGAAGCCTGCGACGACGGCAACATGCTGAACGGCGACGATTGCGACAACAATTGCACCGTGACCGCTTGCGGCAATGGCATCACGACGCGGGGCGAAGCGTGCGACGACGGAAACATGGTGAACGGCGATGACTGCGACAACAACTGCACCATACCCGGCTGTGGTAATGGCATCGTGACCGGGACCGAAGTCTGCGACGACGGCAATATGATCGACGGCGACACCTGCGATTCCAATTGCACGATCCCCGCCTGCGGCAATGGCATTACGGCCGGCGCCGAAGTCTGCGACGACGGCAATTTGGTCGACGGCGACAACTGCGATTCCAACTGCACCGTCACCGCCTGCGGCAATGGCATCATGACCGACGGCGAAGCGTGCGATGACGGCAATGACATCAACGGCGACACCTGCGATTCCAATTGCACGGTCCCAGGCTGCGGCAATGGCATCGTCACCCCTGGCGAAGCGTGCGACGACGGCAATGACATCAACGGCGACACCTGCGATTCCAATTGCACGGTCCCCGGCTGCGGCAATGGCATCAAGGCCAATGACGAAGACTGCGACGACGCCAATGCCACCGAAGGCGACGGTTGCGACTCCAATTGCACCTTCACGGCCTGCGGCAACAACGTCATAAGCAACGGCGAAGAATGCGACGACGGCAATACCAACGACGACGACGGCTGCGATTCCAATTGCTCGGTTTCGGCTTGCGGCAATGGCATCATGAACACGGGTGAAGAATGCGACGACGGCAATACCAACGACGGCGACAAGTGCGATTCCAATTGCACCGCGACGGGTTGCGGCAATGGCGTCAAAAGCAACGGCGAAGAATGCGATGACGGCAATCCCACCGACGGCGACGGCTGCGATTCCAATTGCACGGCCACGGCGTGCGGCAATGGCATTCAATCGGACGGCGAAGGCTGCGACGACGGCAATACGAACGGTGGCGATGGCTGCGCAGCGGATTGCACCGTCGAACGCCCAGGCGATGACACCACGACGGCCGGCGGATGCGATTGCGGCATCGCCGATGACACCGACCGCTCGACCTCGCGTGGCTTTGCACTCCTCAGCTTGCTCGGCTTGCTCGTCGGCCGCATCCGTCGGCGACGACCAGCCGCGTAAGGCTCGTCCACACATACGACGCGTTGCGACAATCACCACGTCTAGACGCGTAGCGTCATTATTGCTTCCCTGCCCCAAGGGCCACGCGTTGCCGCACGTGGGCTAACATGGCGCCCCTGCATGAGCCGTTCCCCGGCAAACCCCGCGGCTGCGAAACTTCCGCCGCCTCCAAGCACACGCGCAAAGCGTCGGACGGCTCCGATCGGTCCTCCGCCGACCGATGTCAGCCTCGCCGAAGAGGTTGGAACGGGTTTTCTGAACGTCGCAGGCACCGTTGGCGGTATGGCCGTGCTTGGTTTTCAGATTCTGCGCAGGCTGCTCACGCTGCGGATCGACGGCGAAGAGGTGATGCGAAACCTCTACAAGATGGGGGTCAAGTCGATCCCGATCGTGATCGTCACGGCGCTTTTTACAGGCTCGCTCGTCGTGATTCAGGCCGCGCCGCTGGTCGTGCGCATCGGTGCACATGGGCTGCTCGGATGGGCCGCGGGCTTCAGCATTTTGCGCGAAATTGCACCGCTCTTGACCGCGCTCATGATCAACGGTCGCGTCGGCGCAAACAACACGGCCGAGCTTGGAACGATGGTCGTGACCGAGCAGATCGACGCACTACGCGTGCTCGCGATCGATCCCATCGCGTTTTTGATCGCGCCTCGTTTCATCGCGATGGTGGTCACGCTGTACTTGTCGACGATTTTCGCCGACACGCTGGCGCTCCTCGGAGCGTCCGTCGGTGGTTATGCGCTGCTCGGCGTGGAGCCCAAGACCTTTTACAACGGCGTCACGATGGGCCTTCTCGGCGTGAACGACGTGCTCAGCGGAATCATCAAGAGCATCGTGTTCGGCATCGTGATTGGCTTATCGAGCTGCACCTACGGCCTCAGCGTGAAGGGCGGCGCACCTGGCGTGGGACGAGCGGTCAATGCCACGGTCGTCACGAGCGCTGCTGGGATCTTCGTCGTCGACTACTTCGTCTCGTTCACCCTCGACTGACGGGCTTGCGATGCAATCGGCAAAAACTCCCGACAATGCCGCTGCAAACGCCAGCCATGAAGAACTGCCGGGCGAAGACGATCCGTCGTTCGTCGAAGCACTCGGTCGACAAGCGCTCGGCCTGATACGAACGGGCCTCGAGATCGCGTCAGTGCTCATCCGAACGATCTACTACTGCTTTCGCGGCCGCCCGGACGTCAAAGCCGTCATCAACCAGATGTTCGAGATCGGCAACCGATCGCTCGTTTTCCTCACCGTGGTGATGGGTTTCATCGGGATGATTTTGGTGCTCCAGGGCGGCCTTCAGCTCAAGCGCGTCTTGCCGGAATTCAGCATGGTGGGCGCGTCGTATCTCGAGCTGCTCATTCGCGATCTCGCCGCGACGATCGGGGGCCTCATGCTCGCCACGCGCGTAGGTGCGGGCATCGCTGCCGAAATTGGATCCATGGTCGTGACCGAACAGGTCGATGCGCTGCGCATGTGCGCCGCCGATCCTATCGACTACCTGATCAAACCGCGCTTCATCGCCAGCATCGTGATGACCGTCGTGCTCATCATATGGGTGACGGCCATCGCGATTTTGACCGGCATGATCACGGCCTACACCACGTTCGACGTCCTTCCTCGAACGTTTTTCAATCTGCAACTCGTCGACAAAGGCGACCTCATCGTGGGACTCGCCAAGTGCCTTGCGTATGGAGCGGCCGTTCCGATCGTCTCCGGACACTCGGGCCTCACCACGCACGGCGGCAGCGAAGGCGTAGGTTGGGCAACGACACGCGCCGTCGTAAATACGTCCCTCGCGGTCATCGCACTCGACCTCGTTCTTTCGGCCAGCGGGTACTTGATCTTCGGGCCCTGATCGTTTGTCTTGGCCATGTGCCGGAGCTCCCCGAAGTCGAACATTGCGCGCGACAGCTTCGCCGCTGGCTCGAAGGCCACATCATCGAGCGCGCGGAAGCCGACCCCACGCGTTTGCTTCGGGGGAAAACCACCCCGAGATCCTTCGCCAAAGCTTTGTCGGGACGAACGGTCGTCAATGTGCAGCGGCGAGGCAAACACTTGCTGTTGCAACTGGACGATGATCGCTGCTTGCTCGCGCACCTGGGCATGAGCGGCAAGTGGGTTCGTCGATCGGCTGCGGATCCAGCGCCTCGATCATCCCGAGCGCGGCTGTTTCTTTCCGATTCGTCGGTCCTTCACGACGTCGATCCGCGCATGTTCGGGGTCCTGATGATCGTACCAAAGGACAAACTCGCGAAGTTGCCCGAGCTCCGCGATCTCGGCCCCGATCCGCTCACGGATCGCGTCGATGCGGATGTCTTGCGTGCGGTTTTTGGAACATCACGCAGCCCGATCAAAGTGCTGCTCATGGACTCGTCGGTCATCGCCGGGCTCGGAAACATCCAAGCGACCGAGGCGCTCTTTCGAGCTCGGATTCACCCTGCCCGCCCGGCATCGAGTCTCACGCAGGAGGAGCTCACACGTCTCGCCAAAGGCATCACTGCATCGATCCGCCACACGCTCGCGGCGCAGGGACCCGACGAGGAGATCGTCTACTTGTCGGAACGAAGAGGCGCGTCCAATCCATTTCTCGCGTACGGGCGCGCGCGTGAACCTTGTCCGCGCTGCAAGACGCCACTGTTGAGCGTGACGCTTGGAGGTCGTACGACCGTGTATTGCCCGCGCTGCCAGCCTCTTTCTCCCCCTCTCCCTCATAGGGAGAGGGGGTCGGGGGGTGAGGCGTCGGGGGGTCAGGCTACTCGATCGGCCCCTCGGCGCGCCCGTGGATGAATTGCTGGATGACCGCGTCATCGACACGTTTGAACTCGTCCGGTGTGCCGATCATCCGGACAAACCCTTTGTAAAGCATCACGATGCGATCGGCGATGGAAAATATGCTCGCGAGATCGTGGCTCACGACGATGCTCGTCACACCGAGCGTATCGCTGAGCTCTCGGATGAGTTTGTCGACGCGCCTTGCGCTGACGGGATCGAGGCTCGTGGTGGGTTCGTCGAAAAGAACGTATTGCGGATCGAGCGTCAGGGCGCGTGCGATCGCGACGCGTTTGCGCATGCCGTCGCCGAGCTCTGGTGGATAGCGGTTTGCAAACTCGGCCATGTGCACTTGTTCGAGCCGTTTTTGAGCTTCTCGCAGGGCTTCTTTCGGCTTCAAGCCTTTGTGTTTGCGCAGCGGCAGCGCGACGTTCTCCGCGCACGTCATCGAATCGAACAGCGTCGAGTGTTGGAAAACCATCGCGCATTTCATGCGCACCGGGTACATGCGCTCTTCGTCGAACCGGCTGATCTCTTCGCCGTCGAGCCAGATTTCGCCGGCGTCGGGATAGAGCAGCCCGACGAGGTGCTTGATGAGCACGCTTTTGCCGACGCCCGACTGGCCGATGATGAAAAACACCTCCCCGTCCTGCACGTCGAAGCTCACGTCTTCGATGACTTTTTTCGGGCCAAACGACTTGGCTAGGTGGCGGAACGAGATCATGCGAATCCGGCGCAGTGCGTCGTAACGACTGCGTGTGATCCTACGCGTAACTGAGGCATAGTGCGTGTCATGGCGAGCTCGCGTTCGATCGAGGTCAAAGTCGGCATTCTGATCCTTGCGGCCACCGTGCTGCTTGCAGTGTTCATCCTCGTCATGGGTGGGATCAACTTCGAGCCGAAGTACGTTCTTTTCGTCGACTTCGACAACCCTGGCGGTCTTCAGGCTGGCGCGCCGGTGAAGATTGCTGGTGTGAAGGTAGGTAAGGTCAGCGAGATCCAATATCGAGGTGGTGCGCCGAGCCCGAGCGGTACGCGACAAACGCTCGTGCGGATCAAAGTCGAGCTGGAGAAGAAATACCAGCCCGGCATCCACGACAACGCGGTCTTTTTCGTGACTTCGGCGAGCGTGCTCGGCGAGCAGTACCTGGCGGTCGATCCGGGCAGCCCCGATCGCGAGGTGCTTGCTGAAAACGCGATCGTGCGCGGCATCGATCCACCACGTTTCGATCTGCTCGTCGCGGAGACCTACGAGCTGCTTCACGTCGCGACGACGGCGCTTCGAGGGAACAAGGACGAGATCGGCGTCATGCTGAACGGTTTGTCACGTACGCTGAAAGGCACGGGCGACTACTTCGAGAAAAACGGCGGGCGGCTCGATCGCATCACGGCGAACGTCGAACAGATCACGGTCGACACGCAGGACACGGTGCGTGAAGCGAAGCAAAAGTACGTGGAGAATCCCGCGATCGATCGGATTCTCGTGAACGTGGATCACGCCACGGGTGCGCTGGCGAAAGATGCGCCGTCGCTGCTTGCCGATGCGAAGGAAACGATGTCGGCGGTCAAGCGCGTGAGTCAAACCGTTGGAGCTGAAAGCGAACAGGCGAAGTTGCGGCAGATGATGTCGGATCTTGCCGAGGTCGCGAAGAACACGAAGGGTCTGACGCAGGATGCGCAAGCGATTGCGTCGGGGGTGCGTCGGGGCAAAGGCACCGTGGGAGCGCTCGTGGCTGACGAACAGCTTTACGATGACCTCCAAGAGCTGGTGCGGGATCTGAAGCACAACCCATGGAAGTTTTTCTGGCGCGAGTGATCGCGCGTGAAGGCTTCGACTATTCCAATTCGACGAGCGGTTGACCTTCGGTGACCGATTGTCCTTCCGACACGAGGATGGCTTTGACGGTGCCCGAATCCTCGGATTCGACGGGCATTTCCATCTTCATGGACTCGAGGATGACGACGGTGGTGCCTTCGTCGACGGAGTCACCGACCTTGACTTCGATTTTCCAAACCGTGCCCGTGATGTGTGCCTTGATGTTTGCCATGGGCACGCGACGCTAGCGGAGCGCAGAATGGATGCCAAGTGGAGTGACGTCGATGCTGGAAATGGAGCTATCGTCAAGCACGAAAGGGCACTTTGCGTGTTCTGAGCCGCTACGTCGACTTTGGATCGCGTAAACTTGCCCGAACGCTGGATCGGGAAGAAAATTCCGAAGCGACCCAATTGACACCCTTGGTCGGGGGTTGATACCGACAGGCGCCGCGATAATCTCACCCCAGCGGGTGTCCTCGGATAAGGTTCCGCCGATCTGACTAGCAGTGGCGGTCCTCCTCCGGATAAGAATGGCGAGCGCGCAGCTTTTGAAGGAGCCACGACGTCATGTCCGAACAGAAGGAAAGCTCGGTCCTGTTCTCCCTGAAGGAGCTGATGAGCCTCGAGGAGGACCGAATCAAGCAGGAGGAGGATGCGAAGGCGGCGGCTGTAGCCGCAGAAGCGCAGGCGAAAGCCGACGCTGAACGCCGCGCACGTGAAGAAGAAGAAGCCCGCATTCGGGCCGAAGAAGAACGGCGTCGCGACGACGAGCGCCGTGCTCGCGAAGAGGCCGCGCGCCTCGAAGCGATTCGTCAAGCCGAGGTCGAAAAGGCACGCGTCGAAGCCGAGCAGAAGGCTCGCCTCGAAGCGATGTCCGCGCAGCAAGAGCACGAGCGAAAGCTC is a genomic window of Polyangiaceae bacterium containing:
- a CDS encoding glycosyltransferase family 2 protein, translated to MDEWAWKSGRLGVVLPPLGPEPFVSIVIPCHQEEEHIEAVVKAAAEQHYPQHRVEIFVVDGGSVDRTCEIVEALSANDSRITLLHNRARVQAAAMNLAIVRSRGDVIVRMDAHADYDKGYVAAAVAALRRTGALNVGGAVRLRATTTFQRALCLALESPLGMGGSGVWDPRRDGFVESVWGGAFRRQTFELVGLYDTMARTNEDAELCQRIIERGGRVYQCRHVINHYYPRKSVGALFRQYFAYGNGRARTFCRHGRLLSPRPMVPFIALTTFLTLAVTAAFESKLVPFLWGAVALYAIAVIGEALRTSQRATLGLFPRVASIFPIMHAAHGLGFAVGLLMYAGRVTREEEPERLAVR
- a CDS encoding glycosyltransferase family 4 protein; amino-acid sequence: MFSIHRSFEPASGRLRVLAVTRIFPNRLEPLACPFQRKQFVALARHADLTVAAVIPHFPGARLLGDKTRVGKLSRLPARDSMDGLPLLHPHATYVPRVGPLLSAINAPLYLTGLLPLLPELRNRFDVVLGTYLFPDAWAARQVAMMLGLPYVVKAHGTDVNVIARSPSVRPFIRSALRGASAAIAVSRPMLHALVTLGAHPDSVKLVPNGVDRRLFQPRNRSDARKRLGLPEQGKLLLFVGRIEREKGLDELLTAFHQITTKWPEPISLVFVGEGSQSDRLARQTKGDSRILLVGARPPDDVAHYLAAADALVLPSWAEGTPNVVLESLAAGRPVVATHVGGIPDVVQHDRTGLLVPPRDEIALASAMQSALRRSWSEEEIARTAPPDWEHSGQQLFAILEGARTKQEQAPAAIS
- a CDS encoding DUF4215 domain-containing protein produces the protein MRHGRILGVLAAAGLVGVCGQANAGIITQNTDTTSIAAGSAVCNNGMVHLENSYYRIFNLSNLGITSGEFKSVQIAVEAAQGGPQPIELRLHTLAGVLDTANLVPLVAPIPVQVQDQASQLLTIPVMPNASFNTSDEVVVEIFVPSGIAGDEVFVIGSNTGGQSAPCYIRAPDCGAPQPVDLATVGFATMHIVMNVDVRYCGDAISEMPEACDDGNGTEGDGCDSNCTASACGNGITAPDEVCDDGNTIDDDGCDSNCTVTACGNGIMTMGEACDDGNTTEGDGCDTNCTVSACGNGITGGAEACDDGNMIDGDNCDSNCTVTACGNGVVTDGEACDDGNMLNGDDCDNNCTVTACGNGITTRGEACDDGNMVNGDDCDNNCTIPGCGNGIVTGTEVCDDGNMIDGDTCDSNCTIPACGNGITAGAEVCDDGNLVDGDNCDSNCTVTACGNGIMTDGEACDDGNDINGDTCDSNCTVPGCGNGIVTPGEACDDGNDINGDTCDSNCTVPGCGNGIKANDEDCDDANATEGDGCDSNCTFTACGNNVISNGEECDDGNTNDDDGCDSNCSVSACGNGIMNTGEECDDGNTNDGDKCDSNCTATGCGNGVKSNGEECDDGNPTDGDGCDSNCTATACGNGIQSDGEGCDDGNTNGGDGCAADCTVERPGDDTTTAGGCDCGIADDTDRSTSRGFALLSLLGLLVGRIRRRRPAA
- a CDS encoding ABC transporter permease, which translates into the protein MSRSPANPAAAKLPPPPSTRAKRRTAPIGPPPTDVSLAEEVGTGFLNVAGTVGGMAVLGFQILRRLLTLRIDGEEVMRNLYKMGVKSIPIVIVTALFTGSLVVIQAAPLVVRIGAHGLLGWAAGFSILREIAPLLTALMINGRVGANNTAELGTMVVTEQIDALRVLAIDPIAFLIAPRFIAMVVTLYLSTIFADTLALLGASVGGYALLGVEPKTFYNGVTMGLLGVNDVLSGIIKSIVFGIVIGLSSCTYGLSVKGGAPGVGRAVNATVVTSAAGIFVVDYFVSFTLD
- a CDS encoding ABC transporter permease, with translation MQSAKTPDNAAANASHEELPGEDDPSFVEALGRQALGLIRTGLEIASVLIRTIYYCFRGRPDVKAVINQMFEIGNRSLVFLTVVMGFIGMILVLQGGLQLKRVLPEFSMVGASYLELLIRDLAATIGGLMLATRVGAGIAAEIGSMVVTEQVDALRMCAADPIDYLIKPRFIASIVMTVVLIIWVTAIAILTGMITAYTTFDVLPRTFFNLQLVDKGDLIVGLAKCLAYGAAVPIVSGHSGLTTHGGSEGVGWATTRAVVNTSLAVIALDLVLSASGYLIFGP
- the mutM gene encoding bifunctional DNA-formamidopyrimidine glycosylase/DNA-(apurinic or apyrimidinic site) lyase — its product is MPELPEVEHCARQLRRWLEGHIIERAEADPTRLLRGKTTPRSFAKALSGRTVVNVQRRGKHLLLQLDDDRCLLAHLGMSGKWVRRSAADPAPRSSRARLFLSDSSVLHDVDPRMFGVLMIVPKDKLAKLPELRDLGPDPLTDRVDADVLRAVFGTSRSPIKVLLMDSSVIAGLGNIQATEALFRARIHPARPASSLTQEELTRLAKGITASIRHTLAAQGPDEEIVYLSERRGASNPFLAYGRAREPCPRCKTPLLSVTLGGRTTVYCPRCQPLSPPLPHRERGSGGEASGGQATRSAPRRARG
- a CDS encoding ATP-binding cassette domain-containing protein, which gives rise to MISFRHLAKSFGPKKVIEDVSFDVQDGEVFFIIGQSGVGKSVLIKHLVGLLYPDAGEIWLDGEEISRFDEERMYPVRMKCAMVFQHSTLFDSMTCAENVALPLRKHKGLKPKEALREAQKRLEQVHMAEFANRYPPELGDGMRKRVAIARALTLDPQYVLFDEPTTSLDPVSARRVDKLIRELSDTLGVTSIVVSHDLASIFSIADRIVMLYKGFVRMIGTPDEFKRVDDAVIQQFIHGRAEGPIE
- a CDS encoding MCE family protein codes for the protein MASSRSIEVKVGILILAATVLLAVFILVMGGINFEPKYVLFVDFDNPGGLQAGAPVKIAGVKVGKVSEIQYRGGAPSPSGTRQTLVRIKVELEKKYQPGIHDNAVFFVTSASVLGEQYLAVDPGSPDREVLAENAIVRGIDPPRFDLLVAETYELLHVATTALRGNKDEIGVMLNGLSRTLKGTGDYFEKNGGRLDRITANVEQITVDTQDTVREAKQKYVENPAIDRILVNVDHATGALAKDAPSLLADAKETMSAVKRVSQTVGAESEQAKLRQMMSDLAEVAKNTKGLTQDAQAIASGVRRGKGTVGALVADEQLYDDLQELVRDLKHNPWKFFWRE
- a CDS encoding biotin/lipoyl-binding carrier protein, coding for MANIKAHITGTVWKIEVKVGDSVDEGTTVVILESMKMEMPVESEDSGTVKAILVSEGQSVTEGQPLVELE